A stretch of DNA from Rhizobacter sp.:
AACGCACGCCCACGCCCTGCGTGCGGCCACCGGAGGCGTTGACCGGCGTGATCCAGGCGACCTTGCCGGCCACCGGGTAGCGCTGCGGGTCGTCGGGCAGCGAGAGCAGGAGGTAGATGTCTTCGCCGAGCTTGTACTCGCGCGTGGTGGGCACGAAGAGGCCACCGTCGGTGAAGAGCGGGATGTAGGCGGCGTAGAGCGCACCCTTCTCGCGGAACACCAGCTGGATGACGCTGGGGCGCGCACCAGCGCCAACGGGGGCATTGCCGGCGGTTCGAACGGGGGCTG
This window harbors:
- a CDS encoding PilZ domain-containing protein codes for the protein MSEAPSAPVRTAGNAPVGAGARPSVIQLVFREKGALYAAYIPLFTDGGLFVPTTREYKLGEDIYLLLSLPDDPQRYPVAGKVAWITPVNASGGRTQGVGVRFPSDDKTRVLKIKIEEILGTSIQSAKPTQTI